The DNA sequence ACAATCCAAGGAAAATAGACATTGGATTGCAACAACATTGCTAtctcaagaagaaagaaatatagTCTTGTAAAGGAGAACAGGTACCTCTCATTCCTCTCAACACAAAAACCTTTTAGAGCAACAAGATGGCGATGGTGCAGTCTGGAAAGAAGCTCCATTTCTCGGCAAAATTCATCCTCACCTTGTTTTGAAACTTTGTCCATCCGTTTCACGGCAGCTAAGGAACCGTCACTGAATTGAGCCTTATAAACAGTTCCAAAACCACCTTTTCCTATGACGGTACTGAAATTCTCCGTTGCCTTCGTTGTTTCCCTGTAGCTGAATCGTTGGAAAACAGGTGATGGACCTGGAGAATGATCTATGTAAAAATTGATTGTCCATAGAATCAAAAGGAGGCTAGAAGAAGGTCCCTACAAACAGTTACTCGAGCCCCTCAAATTAAGTACATTAGCACTAATTAGGTATTAAATCAGCCACTGGATAGTGTAAACCATCAAGGTCATTGTACAAGATTGCTACCATCAAGGTCTGCATAGAAAACCTACAATGATGATTTTCACCTTTTTCCTAGTCAACATTTTTCGGCTTAATCATATGCCAATCTGATCTTCAGGATTATTGGGTTGAAGCAAACCCTTATGAGTCAAGGATCATGGCCCACATTTTAAAACTTGATGTCTGTTTCACTTTCACTCCCCTACATAGAATTTCATTTTCAACAGTCTCAACGGCTTCAGCAGTTTCACTCCAAGTTTCAGAGTCTTGGCAGCAACAAAGTCAAAAGAAATTCtaaagaatttcaaatttaagaaaaataaagtcaTTTTACATCATTTTATTGTCTTGAGTTATCGAGAATTATAGCATTTTGTAGGTTGGGTAAATTTATACTGaaaatgaatttattgaagtttAACGCATTAAACATGTCACAAGAATATATTGATTTACTAAGTATCATTACCAAATATTGCAAGATCCAATATAACTAGCACAACAAATACGAAAGAGTATAAAACTAATTACATATACCTATTTAGTGCCACTTTTGTGGAAATAGCCTCTCTGCACATGGTGATAACATTGTGTACATCTGGCGTCCTTAGACTCTACAGTGGCGGAAGCCTCATGCACAAGGTCTATTGTATCGCCCAGTACGGATGTACCGTACCGAAAGAAAACTGGTACGAAACACACATTCAAATCAATACAAACTCTGTACCCTCCGTACCGAGGTGTATCGATCCATACCGAGGAGTACCGATGTGCGTACCGGTCTGCACCGAGACGTACCAAGATGAAAATTAAGAAAATGGGAAAGAGAGCTATTTTGGTACAGAGATATACCGTACCGCACCGTACTGAACCAATAAAGTACTGATATAGTACTCGGTACCGAGATTGTGAACCTTGCTTGTGCGCTATGCCGTCTTTTTTATTTAGTGCCACTTTTAAtaagcaaaagaagaaaagtgACAAGTATGGAGGTTATGCCAATTGTCTCTCATGTGCCCCAAAATTCTAAAAAGTAATAAAATTTCCCTATCTCCCAAACAGTCTTTCAAGTCAGACATGTGCATGCATCATTTCATGTTGCAACCTTACATATAGCTTAAAGACACACCACATAAAAGTATTGACACCTTGATGGATTAAATTTCAACTAACCCACCATGTTAAATTAAATAAAACAAAACTACGACAAAAATAGCCACAGCTTAGATAAATGTGTGGTTGagtaaaatttaaacataaaacATATTTACTTGTTAAACTAAAATAAAGAAGAGAAGTAGATTCTGTCGATTCCAGCCAACAAGGACTGAAATCAGCCAAAACTGCCAAAACCAGTCAAACACACTCAAATTTCTGTCAGTTTTTGGATTGGTTCAGCCGAGATGTATCAGTTTTAGCACGAACTTCAAAGCTTGATCATAGCCAAACAATTTTCACAAAAATGAAATGCAACTTTCTACTGGTTTCCAACATCATAAACTCAGCCAAACTTTaccatttattttcttttcaaggACCTAGTTATCATTTGTTATTATTCTGCTGTTCTAGATGCATCTGCATGGTTTTTTCATCTTTACCTAACAGAGAACACATTGATTACTTTTCACACACAGATGAAGCATAATTTTGATTTTATAGTGATTTGGTAGTATGCAAGGAAAAGAGGTAAAATATTATACCTTCTTGACTTGTCCGGACTTGCGTAGGAGGGAAGGCATTCCATGATGCCTCAATGGGATCATCTACACTCCTTAGTTCCTTACTTTTCTTACGGATTAGTGGTACTAAAATTAGGAGTACTAGAATTGCCACTGCTATAACCCCAATTCCAATTCCTGGGATTAACATGAGCCGAAAGGCTTGCTGATGTTTCCTGAGAGGTATGCTAATCAGATGTTGATTGGGAGCTTGAGCACAATCAGAACTTGGAGAAGATGTAGGGGTGAGTAATTGGGAAGATGACTCTGCAACATtcatcaatcacaatttttgaGAAGCGGAGAACAAAGTCACATTAAAATAATAGTATGTGTAAAAATGCACAAAGCACCCAATTAGTGTGCAACTGATATATTCAGTAGTTTAAGTTAGGAGGTTCTATATAGAACCCATGAACAGCAATTGAAAGTCTCAACAACATTGGCATGCCTCCCAGAAGAATGGACTGGTAGCATAACAAGTAAAAGGTTTTGAAAACATGGAAAGTCATTTTCTGAAAGCTTTGTAGAGGTATAGATTTGGATTGCCTTTGTAATATTTTTCAAATGTTTTGACCTACAACATTTGTTATTTATCGTCAATTTTATTCTATATTTCTCGAATGACTTATCTTTAACCCTTATGAAAAGGAACTGAGTTACCTATAATCATCATCATGACCATCAAGCCTTTATTCCAACTATGTTGGGTTGACATTACAATCCAATTTAACAATTTTCATTCACACTATCATGGGTCTTCTTGTCCCTTTTGCTAGCAATTTAATAATTTTCAACAAAATTGCATTTCATATGCTATATCTTAAGGATTGACTATGAGATACTTAAAGCATTAGAAATAACCAAAAGCCAGTAAATAGACAAGCGTAGTGTGGAACCTTCATCCTTTTTTCACAGATAAGTATTTGCATTTCTGTAATGAAAAAAAGGGCATTTatcttttacttttcttttaataGATAAACGAGCATTATGTAGTAAAGAGCATTAAAAGATTTTGCTGTTCTCACCATTTCTAAATAATTCAagattttttgaccaaaattttTTATGGTCAAAAAATCTTAATATGATCTGATACTTTAGGAGCACAACAAGAGCAGCCAGATTATGTCTTCATGAACCATTTAAATGAGATTACAAAATCTTATTAGAAAGTTCTCCATAAGTATCAATTCCATTTTCAGAATTGCTGACATCTTTTCCTAATAAATTATTCTGCAACCATGTATTCCTAACTATTTTAAATCTTGTTAATAGATTAAAGGACAAATATGGCATTATGCTTCTCTAGCATGACCTACATACTCAAaagaaagtataaaatattgaaaaaattatAATGAGTTATTTTGGTCAAAGAAAAGCAATCAATTCTCAAAACGATCAAACCTGGGAGAATGTTGAGCCCTTGAACGCCAAAGAAGCAACTAGCCATGTCAACAGCCAACAAGTTGTCACCTTGGTTTGCAAGTGTAACAAACAATGCATCACGACAGACACTGAATGCGACATTGTCATCTGCACTTATAAGATGGTGAAGATACATGATGCCATAATTTAAGCACCTCTTGCAATTGCTGTCCAATGAAAGTGGCACCTTGCAGTTTCCAATGACATCAGTAAAGTTTGGGGACTGCATCATTTCCAAGACAGTTCCTCTCCCCTTGCACTGATAAGAAACTCGAATTTTGGGTCCCAGTCCACAGACTACAGTAGCACTAGCTGGAATTCCATATAACTTGAAAGTTTCAGACACAGAAGTAAGGCAGATATCAGAAAATGCTGATGGAACTCCAAGTTTGCCTGTTGAAGCTGCATACTTAGCAATGGAAATTGCAACAAATGCATTAATATATCGGCAGCATTTCCCTCGTTCATCTTGATTTGAACAAGCAGAAGCAGCCAGTGTAAAGTTTGCCCAACTAAAATTTAAGGGACAATCTGCATGAGACAGAATAAAGTAAATACTACAAATTAACACCTTTCCACTTAATATAGGTATGGAACTAAACAAATCATAATGGCACTCAGATGAAGGATCTAATTATAGAATCAAACCAGCAATAAAATCATCAAACCTTTTATGGAGAAGATACATGAATACAGTGTATGAAAAGACATGCAAAACTAATTTGTTTCTAGTAGAAAGGCTTGTTAGCTAGATAGAGTTCTTGAATATAAAGCTGAAACCGTCATGTAAACACTTGGAAAATTAATGAGATTTTGGCTTCTCCAGACAGATAATCAAA is a window from the Phoenix dactylifera cultivar Barhee BC4 unplaced genomic scaffold, palm_55x_up_171113_PBpolish2nd_filt_p 000046F, whole genome shotgun sequence genome containing:
- the LOC103710141 gene encoding probable receptor-like protein kinase At1g49730 isoform X1; its protein translation is MPGLALVPGLLWAWVFLESQQHLVIAGDCPLNFSWANFTLAASACSNQDERGKCCRYINAFVAISIAKYAASTGKLGVPSAFSDICLTSVSETFKLYGIPASATVVCGLGPKIRVSYQCKGRGTVLEMMQSPNFTDVIGNCKVPLSLDSNCKRCLNYGIMYLHHLISADDNVAFSVCRDALFVTLANQGDNLLAVDMASCFFGVQGLNILPESSSQLLTPTSSPSSDCAQAPNQHLISIPLRKHQQAFRLMLIPGIGIGVIAVAILVLLILVPLIRKKSKELRSVDDPIEASWNAFPPTQVRTSQEGPSPVFQRFSYRETTKATENFSTVIGKGGFGTVYKAQFSDGSLAAVKRMDKVSKQGEDEFCREMELLSRLHHRHLVALKGFCVERNESFLVYEYMENGSLKDHLHSPGRNPLSWKTRVQIAIDVANALEYLHFYCDPPLCHRDIKSSNILLDENFVAKVADFGLAHASRYGAISFEPVNTDIRGTPGYTDPEYVVTQELTDKSDIYSYGVLLLELVTGRRAIQDSKNLVEWSQKFMSNDSKLLELVDPVIGDSFDFEQLQLIVGIIQWCTQREGRARPSIKQVLRILSERFDPVHNGFGQLAEDEGSKDVGEGSSKVSMQGNKLIPYSGDARCLQSSSGTSRSCCSQSVLLESGSPQSPPGLDSR